In Fimbriimonadales bacterium, the following are encoded in one genomic region:
- a CDS encoding menaquinone biosynthesis protein: MNLFMETVRIGCVPFLNAVPLISYFSTSHGMNEAELQLGVPTELARWIESDFTAASLASSFYAFSQENMRVADAISISSRGPIESVRLFSKKSFEEIETLSLDATSMTSNQLAQIILAERFGIRPKTFLAPPNLKAMLERTDAAVLIGDIGLAAEHRGLHVMDLGSAWEEMTRLPFVWALWIGKEKLDEKVAGMLLRAKRYGIERLVPIAKEEAEKRNLPLSMCLRYLIEIVDYEFEDSHKRGLELFGELCVKHKLSHENHSPTFVRAAQDMPSDAKPTKGHFV, translated from the coding sequence ATGAATCTCTTCATGGAAACCGTGCGAATAGGATGTGTTCCATTTCTCAATGCGGTTCCGCTCATTTCTTATTTTTCGACATCGCACGGGATGAACGAAGCAGAGTTGCAATTAGGTGTTCCGACAGAATTGGCGAGATGGATTGAATCAGATTTTACAGCAGCATCTCTCGCAAGCAGTTTTTATGCGTTCTCACAAGAAAATATGCGTGTAGCAGATGCTATATCCATAAGTTCTCGCGGTCCTATCGAGAGTGTTCGATTGTTTTCGAAAAAATCCTTCGAAGAAATCGAGACTTTATCTCTCGATGCAACTTCGATGACTTCGAATCAACTGGCGCAAATTATCCTTGCTGAAAGATTCGGGATTCGTCCAAAAACGTTTCTTGCCCCACCGAATTTGAAAGCGATGCTCGAACGAACGGATGCTGCTGTTCTAATAGGAGATATAGGGCTTGCCGCAGAACATAGAGGTTTGCATGTCATGGATTTGGGTTCTGCATGGGAAGAGATGACTCGTTTGCCTTTCGTGTGGGCTCTTTGGATAGGGAAAGAAAAACTCGACGAGAAAGTTGCCGGAATGCTTTTACGCGCAAAACGGTATGGCATCGAGAGATTAGTACCCATAGCAAAGGAAGAGGCAGAAAAACGAAACTTGCCCTTGTCTATGTGCTTACGTTATCTCATCGAAATAGTGGATTACGAATTCGAGGATAGCCATAAACGGGGATTGGAACTGTTCGGTGAACTTTGTGTAAAGCATAAATTGAGTCACGAAAATCATTCCCCTACTTTCGTTCGCGCCGCGCAAGACATGCCCAGTGATGCGAAACCCACAAAAGGTCACTTCGTCTAA